The sequence AGTCTCGGTCGTGAaaacaaacacattttttttagttttcctaTGGTTTGCCTTTTTAGGGTGGACATTACCAATGAAAAACTTTACTACTGCAATTATAAAATACTCCAAAAAAACACCCTGGAAAGttgcaaaaaactttttttctttgttttggcTGTTTAAGTCACCAGATGATGCAAACGGATGGCAGACAAAATAACCGTGTTATGGGAGGTGTTTGCGTGTGTTGTTTTCGCCATTAAAATTCCTGTTTTGTTgagcaaatttatttaaaaaagggcAGAAACCTTTTTGAACTGACTTTTTGGAAGTCAGTGGTCACACAGGTCTTGTGATTTAAATGGTACTTGATTTTCAGTAGCCCTTTACCACCCAACCGTAAACAAATTGTGTGaggtttggaaaatttttttgggcgagcattttttttgaaagaagTGAATGATGTGTCTGCATAACATAAGCATAAATAAAGTGAATGAGTattgaatgaatggatgaatgttcCATGGTTTGACTCACCTAGTATATATGATGTTGGGTATGGTGTCAGTGTGTATTTTGTTTACCTAGATAATAAATACTAAGTGTGAACAGTGCAATACAAATCAGTGCGTACTAGTTGTTATCGTGTAAAGTTAGTATTAAATTCTCACGGTGAACAGTGCATTAAAAAATAGTGGATGTTATCGTGTAAAGAGAGTATTAAGTACGCGCATGGCCGTTACTTTTGGTTTGTGTTTCGTGTTGATAAATGTAGCGTTGTAAAGGCGGGAATGTACACGTCACGTTACCTCTTTTAACGTTAAAAGCTGAAAACGACAGAGTTTTAATGGAAACTTTAAACCAAAGAGACAGATTTTCTTTAATTGATAGTCGACTCGAAGTAATTCATTAAAGAAAAGTCTTGAAAGTGAGGTGTACGTGCGTGTGTCTATGGTGTGTGCAGTTTAGGTATTAACGTATAGTGCGATGTATTAGCATCTGTAACCATGGTAGTGTCGAGAATGGTATCTTTGTAGTGATCAAGAAATGTAGTGTAACGcacttacgtgtaacgccttctTGCCAGACTGAATATTTTAGGTTGAATCCTTCTCCACGACgtttcatatttgatgtttCCGTGTGGCCAGGATGGTATTCAATACGAAGTTCGTTCTTTGAGTACACAAACGCGAAAGGCGACTGTACACCAGCTAAATTTTGAATAATGTGCGACGAAGCTGTAAGAGACAATGTACATTATACTCTGTTAAACGAAAGTTTtcaatttgtaaaatatgtcttCTCCGATTTTAAACACCTTAAAATACCTGTCAGCGAGAGTTGTATGTATTTTATTATTAGCCTACCTGTCAAGCCAGCTTTGACTAGTAGGTAGGATCCTTGATTTCTTTCGGGAAAATGCACCCTTTTAAATTCCAAATTTATTCGACTACCTTTTGGTAGCTTGAACAACCAGGTGCTTGTCTTGTTTACTCGAGATAATATTTCATGTACTCCATTTATCACACCATGTTGGGATGTTATGAGTCGACCAAACCCTGAGTTAAGAAAGCAGAGAAAAATATTAGGACCTCCAGGaagttacaacaacaaaaaaatcactGTCTTAAGTTTTCTATTCTATTAAAAGCTAATGGTGGCACCGTAGCTTGTTGCAATAACTCTCGCATTGTGCGCAGAAGACCGCTTGAGATTCAGTTCCTCTTGGCGGGAATTCAATATGGACGAGTGAGTGTTACCATAAATCCAGTCATGTGAAAAAGATGATTGGGAAGGCACACTGTGTGACCTGTTGGATATTGCAATAAGTTATCTAGCATATCGCCGGCCTGAGTAGCTCACAATGAGCATAAAATACTCCAAACCTCATCATCTATGCCATGGTTCCTCCTGCAAATAAAAGACAGGGTATATTCCTCGATTTTTGTAAGCTAGCTGCACATCTTTTCATCTATCTatgctttttatatttcttcAAATTATATACGTTAGCAAGAGAAGCTGGAAAGGTGTAtcgaaaaaatattgaaaagcaaactttctttctttctttctttattatttttagtatattcttttcttaactttgaaataaaatataaaaaacgccATAGTAATTGCACATCCCTAGTGCCGAGAATAATGGTTGCTAAAATTAAAACGCATTGGATCACAACCGGTATCAACATCGAGGAAATTAACGATGTTAATCGCACTAAAAATCTTCAAATGCCAAAACCTACCTAAATCTTCTCTCGTGTAAGTGAATTTTACACCTTGAATTTCTTCAGGAAGTTTGAAACTTTCAAAGTTCATCCATATTTGCCTAGACATTGGCATGACGTAAACGCCTGGCTTCTTTGAATCACAGAACGTTTCATTTGCCGTATGAGTGTGACCATCATACGATATGCGCAGTCTTGAAGTAGCACAGTCTGCTTGTAATGCGACAACATGAAACAGGTATAAAGTATTACGACTTGAAGAAGCTTCCGGTGAGATTACCCATGTACTTGTGGTTTTCTTGTACGTGCTGTAGTTAATCGTCTTTTCTGGTTCCGTCAATGTTTCACCGCTGtctaaaagattttaaacaaTGTAATGTAAAATACAGAAGTTAAATGGTGAACTTTGATgtttaacttctttttctttacaCCTCTTTTTTTCAGACCTGTTGGCAGCCATGTACTCAGGACCTGTTGCCTTCCTTAATTCGGGCGTCACATTAAAAAAGATGTGTGAAAAGGTTATCGAATAATCACTATTCAATTGTGCCAAAGAAAAGACCATTGTACGCCCGTTTTAACCACTAACGCCATTTACGCCTGTTTTTCATTCAGTCTATTTTGATACAAAAAATCATACTACCTCCAGTATCCACTTTACAGCCGTAAACTTCCACGCGCATGCACACGTGTATTCGCCGACCTGATTGGTAATCCAATGGCTGAatacgaatttttttcaccGCCACCGATGGAGTGAGTATGTTCTCCTTCGTTACGTTATAAAATCTGTTTCCACCAAATAACTAAAGAAACAGCAAAGCACGTGACCTCCATGAAAAATGTTGCATATTCACATGCAAACGCATATACCAAAAATTGCATTGCAAACATTAACATACTTGACGTCGACAGAAATGATTTTAGTGATTGAATCTACCTCGCAAAAAGATAAATTGGTTTTTATGGTAATACTGCCTAACCGTACGAACGGTTGACATACATTTTCTAAATTCCTAGATACAATCCAGATACAATCTGTAGAACAGAAATAGTGACATTACCATTAATGTGCCTTATCGAAAATTATTCATTTGTATCTTTAGACTTTTGTTACTGCAATTTTATTGTAGTTGTCATTGTAACCGACTTCTGAAAAAGAAGTATAATTATAGACGATAAGAGCACCTACTGTGTACGGGTTTTTTCTTTCCGTATCTACATAGCTTGCataatgttttaatttctttccaGTTGTATACAATACTTTGTACTTTGTGACGTAATATGTATTTCCATACATCGTGTAGCCCTAtgaatattattattatcaaaattttaatttgatttGAACGAATATTATGAACTATTACATCGAAAACGTATACCAAGTTCATTAAACTGCAGCTCCTAGCGTTTAAACGTCGGCGCTCAACACGTTCAATTTCCGTTACATTAAAGATGGCAGCGTTTTCTGAATTTTTACTTGTTATTTAAAGAGATGACCGTCTGCTAGAAAGTTGACTGTCATTACTTTCGAAATACAGGCATCGCGGCCATAAAAAAATCTACCGCGCCTACCCCGATACTAAACGCTAGAAGCTACGACGAAGAATGCTTTAATGAAAGGGCTTATTGACAATGGTGGTAGAAAGGCTTGGTGAAACCATGCATATGTACTAccagaataaaattttaaagaaattgtaaGAAACTTCAATAcaagataaaacaaaaaagccGAGAAATATTTCCTACCTGTGTAGCTATACGTGTGACTTTTGTTACTTGTGGAAAAGTGATTTCAAAGTATTCACCAAGAAACTTGGATTTCCTTTCCTAAAATAGGAAAATctaaatcttattttttcttaCAGCTTCATACGTTATTATGTGTGGTGGGATTGTCAATACTCAGAGTATTTAGGGTTTTTTTATCATCTAAGCAAGTTGTGGCAAAGTTGTGGCAACTTAAATTAGATTTTCGATTcctggtaaaaaaaaaacgatactGCTCAACTGCTTGTTTCGTTGTTtgtgtaatataaaaaataaacgagTCACTAATTTGCAGTAAATAACTCAAACAACTTCATAGCATTGTCAAAAGCAATTCCAACTGGCTTACTGCGCTACACCACGCGAATGGACCATTTAAACGCCCAAAATCTGCGCCCAGTATATGAGGTTTGTGAGCTATTTTAAAGTTTGATGATGTTAACACATTTAGTCTGTCAATGCGCCCATCTTCCATACCAAGCGACTCGGAGCATGCTGAAAAATATAACGTAATCATATACTTGAGAAGGGATAAGACCGTATGAACGGCGTGACACTGGATTTTTTCGCCCTCTATCTTCACCTCTAAATGTCAAGTACACTTACTCTTTTTATGCGTTTTGAACATAATTTGGAATCCCTTGCCAGCCATTTCTGCGTTACTATGGAAACGAATGTACATGGCTTGACCACGTGATATAATCACTTTGGGGTAAAACATGTTACAGTAATGTCCTGAAAAAAACGAAGAACTGAAGTTAGAAAAAGACTAAAATAGAATTGTTTTTAGCTGAACATAGTCAAGCTTTAATGGATATTTATTGGCTATTTATTATTAATCAACCAACCTTGCTCCCGGGATATTATACGTTTTTAAGCTAACAAAAATGGCTTACGAGGTTACATTTAAAATTATTGATAATTAAAGTTTAATGATACAAGCAGCagatttaacagtaaaacaacgtttgttgtttttgtgtaaattttaccGAGAAGAGGCGACGTTTCTGTAGGACCATCACGGATTTCAATGTAGTCATCAGCACAGTCGCCCCTCTTTGACATTAGAACATCCATGTAGGCGATATGTAAGGATATATACTGATTCTTATCCGTTGTTATCGTCCAAACGCATTCACTAAACGCAGGGTATGTTAAGTGCCTCGCTGGATTAAAGTTTGGCGACTCGATTGTtccgttttttataaagaaatctCCACCACAACCTAAACGTTACAATACGAAGAACACGTTATAGTTTGTCGCTAAATTTGCTGTCCAGATCAGTCTTGATGAATCAGTGGAAAATATTCTCCCAATGCATGCTTACAAAAATTGGTTTGAtttgatttaaataaaaacttacGTTCAGTGGATGATTGGGTGAAAATCGCTCGGAAACCTTGCAATCTTCCGTAGAGGTCGGAATGAAATTTAACTGATACTTCGTTACCAGAAGTCACCAATGGTGGAGGGGCATCAAAACAATACctttaataattaaataaattatagtTTGCAGAGATATGGAAGTATAAATTTTGAGCGTGATAAACTTACTGTCCAATTGTTTTTGCATTATTTGAATGTCCATCAGTAATTACCACGGAGTCCCTGCATTTACACGTGCCTCCACTTTGGCATGTTGATTCCACTTCGAAAAACAGAAATCGAAGAGCAACATATTTTCCCTTGGGAACCTTGATCTTCCACTCGCATTTTCGATTGCGTGGATAATGCAAGGGGAACCGGGGGGTCGTAATTTCTCCATGCACAGCATTTATTTCACCACCGCATTCTAAATATAGGTATTCCCTTACAGTTGATTATGCCTGCTTATCTTgcaattaatttattttgtttaccttACCAGTAACTTGTTTACTTTGTAACATGAACATTTTGCGGCATGAAAATGTTGCTTGACCCGCGAAATTAAAATATCGCAATAATTTAGTTTCGTCAACCTCAAAATTAAAATGCTTTAAGAATTTAatgtaaaacatttttctgaacAACAAGTAATGTTAGAGCCAGCTAGAACAGTTAAAAGTCGGTTACAGAAACTTTTTTTCTCATACTTACATATATATTAACGATTTTTGACAGTTTCTTTAACCGCGAAAATGAAATACCGTTCTTCTCTAACcccgaaattaaaataaaaaatttttcaagcaTTAATTCCTAGCCTTTATAGAGAGTGTCCCACCTCTTATTGGCAGCATTTTAACTCTAATTTcatctcgtccccaggacattttttgctttttgataTCGGACACAGAAAGAATAGTCAATTTTTCCCGCTATTTATAatatcaaaatgaaaaaaaggccttgggaacaaggttgacTCTGGTGGTGACGAGATTGTCAAGAAGTCATACCTTTCTCCTTCAATGCTACGAAGGTAGCTTTGAATCCTTTCATCTCAATCGTACTGTCTGATTGAAACCAAAGTCGAAGTTTGTTAAATGTTGAGGTGATTACCTTAGGAGGACGTCGTTTGTTACAATACTGACCGCCTAAAAGCAAATAAGACATTATCAGTACACgcgaaaaagtgttttttttctttttttttctgtgatATACTTTGTGTTATGGGATTAATGACatttagtttttaatttatacatttttttttatttttatttaatatttattattattatatattcttTAATTATGTGTTATTTAATTTAAAGTTACCTTTTATACGAACCCATTCTGTGTTATTAACCATGATTCCTAAAATACCGAAggattcatttttattttctctgtcattttaaaatagaatttttttttaaattgtctataTGGTGATGTCATTAGTGCCAGGCCTTTTTTCAGTGAAACGTTTACTAGAACTTTTGTTTCTTCTCACCGAATGCTTACGACAGGgcacttttttatttcttacaaTAATTTTATAGAGAATTACAAGTTCTTCCAAAAAATCCGAActttataaagtttttaaacgGCCAATAAGAAGCAAAGAGGGTCAATTTTTTTGCGGCGAAACAATTAGCACATGTACCTACTGTTTAGCAAAAATGAAGACACTTCGCAGTATGTATGCGCTAAATCCGCTAAATGTTTagagtttttaacaaaaaaagatcAATTGGAAGACGAGCTTATTTCAAAAGAATGAAGAAGATTTTTATCGTGTTTGATAACTGGTGGTAAAATTAATTCTCACCAATCATAGGTGAGTTGATATCTCCGCCATCTTTAACTTCCAAAACATCCGTCTTACAGTCTTCGTACGGTTCGACGTCAAAATCAACGAATGTGAGTTCGATATAATGCTTCTTTGGTACTGTAATTGTCCATATGCATGAACTTTCTGCGGGATAATTTTCGGGATAATTCGGTGTGCTTATTGTTCCTTGTGATCCTTGTAAGTTCTGACTGCATTGTTTGCTTGTTGCTATGGTaacaaaagataatttaaattaaaagaacGTCCTTAAATgtgatcacatttaaaagctCACCAGCTAAAATTCTTACAAACCAAGCCAGACTTTTATAAGAGGCAGAAtgtcaaattttaaactttttcagaTAGATAAATAAATGAGTACTTTATatccatttttatttcacaaaatttattttcgcaAAACTGTTTTATTGtggattattaaaaaaaactgaccACACTTAGTGCAAGTGAATATTTTCGGCCTAAAAATTCTTTGCTAAAATCTTCtgtcaacatttttttcccGATAAAGTACTCAAATCTGACTCATAACTGTCACAAAAAATGCGTCAGGAAAGGGAAGGGAGGAATATCTTAACCTTTTTCGTGGATACGAGAAATaacactgcaaaaaaaaaaaccctgACATGAAAATGCGCATGAATGGTCCTTGTTATTTGGAAGTGCTAAACAACAACATGTCTTAACCAGATTTTTTCTTATggaaacaataacaaaacaacaCCGTGCGCCCCAGCtttgcacaaaaaaaattgtacatccattttttttcataaaaagaatAGCTATTTAAAATTCCAGACAGCCATTTTAAATCACATAAAGCTcagaaaactttttattttttacaattttgtttgTTCCAGTTGCAACCGTGCGTCATTCATTttaactttactaattttaattttaattttaaaatagaaatggAATACTTTTCTCTATGCCAATTGACGTCAATCATTCCGTGACAAAAAACCAACTGAACTTTGTATTGATTTATTTACTTCTAATAAAAGCGTCTGTGTTAATACCATATTATAAAGATAAGCAAATGCGAATAAAGGGAAATAAGTAGCGGAGTATAAGGAAGGATGTTGAATATTGTTATTAAATTTGCCAGGATTCTGACAGTGATATGTATTCCAGGAATTTTAATAGCTGTCTGGGTTTTTAAAAGCTAGACTTGTCTGACAAGACACCTCCGGTAAGATACTGTCATCAGGAAAATGGACGGAATGTCCTGTCACGTGTTGCTAACAGCAACTGACGTGTGAGAAAAACCTTTATAGTCCTATGATTTTCCCCCTTTTTAATGCAAGTTAGCAAAATCTATGCTGCTCTTTCAGCAACTAAAAGCCTCTTGAGCTGTCTTTGAACGTACAACTTTTAAGATTATAATGTGCAGAAGAATTTGCctatttcctttttttaggCTTTTAATAAAGCCTGTAAGGATGGATAAAGGTTGTGTAGTGTGTAGCCTTAGCACTAGTATTTGAGATGAATATAAAAAGCCAAAATGTTTTAGATAtagacttatttaaatttttgttcatTAATTTTGTTAGACGTATTTCTGACAAAAATTTGAGACAAGCTTTTATCGTTACTTTGAGTTGCATTGCTGACTGACTGAACACCGACTGAACACCATTCCAAATCAAGAAACGCATTCGTCATGAAGAAcatataaaagaaaagaaagtttgcaaattatcttgtatttttaaaataataaattgatTTGCCCGATTTTTACCCAGAAAAAAATTCGGACGTTCTGAATAAATTCCAAATTTcaacaacaactttttttatctcTCGCTGCACTACGATCTTATGCTACAGTTAGAGCATGATAAgaaaaatactaacaagctcGTTCCTAgatttttctgactttttttAAGGACCAATTGGAAGTCGAAACGAGGCTACTAGGAGAAAGTTTATATGTCAGGTGATTCACTTGCTTATCAAATGCCACGCTTAACTTTCTATCACCTCCTGCCTAGACCCCACCTTATCTCCTTATAAGGACaacaaactaaaacaaaaagcTATGAAGTTGAGGTTGATCTTCACACATGCCGCCTTTATGATTTATTTAGAGACATTCTATTGGTCAAAGCTTACTTTTAGCTTGTAGTCAGCGTTTAAACAAGGAgaaaaggaaaacaacttatatGCAGTGACTCAACGACATCGAAGTGTTTACAACAACACGTGGTTTGTGGAATTTGATTTAAATTATGCAGAAACAAAATTGATCAAAACATGATCAAAACAAGATGAATATTTTAATATAGCAACCGCCATTTTGATTTGAATCAAggattgttattttatttatttatttttgtgtttattttttattcctttCCTTTCCGTGTgatcattttccattttaatatcATTCTTCGTTGCTAAGCAACCATGGTAGTGAAACGGTATGAAACAGTTCAATAAAAAGTCTGAGAAGTGTTTGATGTCAGGGAGCAATTATATATACACCTAAGCTACATGAAGTGACTGTTGTTTCAGAcatcaacttcgttcccaggacCAAATGTTAAGAAAGTAAAATAACTAGTAGATATTACTTACAACTTAAAATATTAACACCGAAGGTTTAATATCGCCTCTCTCTTCATGTAGCTAGGAAAGGCTGCAAGCAATTTTATTATTCTCATAATATTTAATCGGTAAAAAGTGCCGAGTGATTAAacagtcattttattttattatattcttaataatttatttatttttttatattttatttatcaaatttcaGGTCTGTAaagtaaaaatcatttttagattGGCTAGATTTAGATttagatttcatttttatgcACTCCACCGcattgattttattgttttgtaaagAAGTTGAAGGAGTAAACAGTATTCCAAGTGCAGAAAACGTGCTTAAATTCCTCCGTGCACTCTTACCAACCCTTTTTTGCCAACCCAAACATTTTAAGTCCCAACCATGGATGCCATCTACGCAAAAAGCTCCTTGTACCCAACAATACCTATTATAAGGATAGAGACATCCCCTTTGGAAACATTTAGTACGTGAGACACTAACAACCTTTTCACAATTCAACAGAAAACTATACAATATTGCGTTTGAGAGAAGGGACCTGGTGATCTTGTTTGTTTCAGCACTTGTTTTTaacgattattttttaaataccaaggataaaaaaacttttatgagcaaagaaactaaattttatttgaatcagttgttttaaaagttttccttttttttttctttttcgacaAGTTTAATACTCTCTCCTGCAAACTTTTATTACAAACTATTCTCACAGCGCCAGATTTTTGTCCATAAGGCACCAATTTTGTAAGACTTTTGACATTTAAAAGTGGTTTTGGGAACAATTCTTTAGTATTATTATAGATGGTGTTTCTGGATTGACAACAGTCAATTCTAGCGCAATGCATGACTGTTAGAAACAAGAGTATGAAAATCAACTGAAAATAAGAAATTGAAAACTCACCGGTCGTGATTTTTAAAACTAACGTGAACAAAATGATACTCTTGGttaattttgaaataataaaCTTTATCTCCATccttattttcgtttttaattccttcttcaactttttactagtctatataattttttacataTGTAATTCTTCTGTGACTATTTTATTTCGTTCTTCTATTTCTTTACATCACCTATTCATACGTTAAATCTAAACAGAAAACATTCAACAGTTATCTATCAAAAATCTTTCAACCGATCCAAACCTCTTTGTGTTCTATCACACCTGGTGAAAATACACAAAAAgttaattctaaaaaaaagtatattctCTTTACAATAGTAATTTCATACACGCGGTTATATTGATCACATGACCAAAGCAAGATAGatatttacttttaattttcgagtcaactcataaatattttttatgatttttttttgctttttatagcTACATATACGTTGAGAATGGTAATTAGTCACGTGTTTTGTCTGGGAAAAGGACGATCAATAAATGTGGAAATAACTCCCCTTTATAAATATATCCCCTTTGTTTGCTTTCCATAATGGCAGCGCAGCTGGGAACCTACATGAAAAGTTCGTGTAAACAAGACTGTTGTTTTCACAGGTAATGCTTTTCAGACAGTTTTGTATCTTCTCATATTGTCCCATTTTTCTCACCACCGGAGAAGGGAAGCGACATTAAACAGAAACAAACGGAGGAGGGAGGAGAAAATCCTTGTATGCATGTAGTTAAACTGCGTGATACAGGGGAGCATCGAGTAAGAAAGAACAAATGgtccattctttttttataacatcGTAAGGAACATGAAACAGGAAGTTTAGCTATGTGTCTATATTTAATGAATGCTGGAATGCCTTGGCAGCACTATGAAGCACGGCTTGCTTTATTTACTATTTTGAGTCTTGTTTAGAAGTAATATTTAGGCAAGGAAGAGCTACATGCCTTACGTATAAACGGTTTAATTTGATTTAAATTCTACTTCTTAattacaaaatttttgttttagatttgTTTATTCAATAAACAATTAGATTTTATCTATATTAATGGTTTGTGCCACGGTAGACTAATTAGTTTGAGTAATGAGAAGacatcaaaaatatataaaactttacATCTATATTTCAGTTGATATGACTTATTAACAGAAATATGGATGGAATATGacggtactgctatcaacgagagtcctgcgaagggggtcctagtgcatttaaagctcctatttgagCTACCAAAGTGGTGAAAGCACAGCAATTGCTTAAACTCTTCAATAGAAGTTCCGAAAAATTAGCTTCGCAAATACAGTATTAGCATTAGAATGTTATTGACAATTCTAAGGATGTAGAAATTCTCATTTCACACGTCAATGCAGAATCTTTTTTCTGCTGCATGTTTTTCTATCAGAACAAACTTTATAAGAACATTTGATaagctttttcatttttaagtagTACCGGCATGCTTCTTTAAACTTCAAAAATGACAAAATCAAAAACAATTCAAGAAAACTGTCatactttaaattaaaaaaaggtaagCACGTTGGAAGCCTTCGTTCAAATTCACACAAACATGTAGCTATTAAGATTAGCTAATGTAAAAAAGTTACTAACATATAATTATCTTTTACCGATCTCCGCCGTGGCGGCACTTTTGTTGTTATAATAATCGCGAAAAACTTACATACTTGCGATTTTTAAATCTCGACTATCTTAAAATGTGTCATCTCTCTACTGCCCACTTGTTTAtgcaaatttataaattttaaaggaaCCTTGTATGATATACATTAATAATTTACCATGAAATTATTTATTCTAGTGATTCGCCTTATAAGTCGAAAATTTCTACTCTTTAATTtgtcatatattttaaaatgctgtTATTTATATGTCAACGtgtgaataaaaataataaccacGCAATTGAGTTTTAACGTTGAGCATGATGTCACGTGACCATACATGAATGGTATCTCAATAATGACTAAATTACTGTCAtgtttttaattgatttaattgttttaatctttatatttttatttagtttataACTATTTTTAGTACTAGAGTCAAAAATTTTCACCTATGACGCAAAAACACGCCTTTGATTAAAAAGTTGCTTCGAAATATCTCCCTGTTGTTTAAACAGCTAAATTACTCCAAGTattaaattattcaaatttcaaaataataaattatacaaGTGGGCTCCACTAAAGCTATACCCTTTTCCTGTGTAAAAAAGCAgtgataaattttattaaaaaaacagtaacaatTCGCACATGAAACAATGCTAGTTACGGTATTAAATTTAAAGTCAAACTTAAAAACGGTTTTATTTACTATGGTTTAAAATATTAATGACGAAAAAAAACTGGCTACTGCGAGCACACAGTCCACGAATAATTATACATGTCTTGGAATAGTTCTGGAAGGTAAccatgtctagtttctgcttcAGAAACCTTGTAGGCCCCAATTTTTTCTTGCAAAAATGTTTGGTGGAACAAAAACCTAAACTCAAATGCGTAGAAGTATCATGGTcgttttttttcactttagtCGTCCTGAAATCTCAAACCATATTGTTTCTGAATTTTTAGGACGCCAGTGATGGTTTAAACTTTGAGCTGGTGGAGAATGATTATGATTCCTTATTTGAAAACGTGATTACAGTTCTAAGTGGATAAATCAACTATCCTTAGCCGCCATTCCAACAGCCGCCACTGCGCAGCggtttaattattttgtagaCCACTGCTGTATGGAAAGTTTGATTTGTTTTCAATAGGCCTCTATTTAGGTATCTTAAAGTTCAGTGATTACGAGTTATGACTAATAGACGCCAAGTCTGTATTTCGGTCTTGCTGTGACGCCAATTGGCGTCCTATCTAGTCGAAGGGT is a genomic window of Hydractinia symbiolongicarpus strain clone_291-10 chromosome 14, HSymV2.1, whole genome shotgun sequence containing:
- the LOC130625784 gene encoding cubilin-like isoform X5; this translates as MFFMTNAFLDLEWCSVGVQSVSNATQTTSKQCSQNLQGSQGTISTPNYPENYPAESSCIWTITVPKKHYIELTFVDFDVEPYEDCKTDVLEVKDGGDINSPMIGIMVNNTEWVRIKGGQYCNKRRPPKVITSTFNKLRLWFQSDSTIEMKGFKATFVALKEKECGGEINAVHGEITTPRFPLHYPRNRKCEWKIKVPKGKYVALRFLFFEVESTCQSGGTCKCRDSVVITDGHSNNAKTIGQYCFDAPPPLVTSGNEVSVKFHSDLYGRLQGFRAIFTQSSTERCGGDFFIKNGTIESPNFNPARHLTYPAFSECVWTITTDKNQYISLHIAYMDVLMSKRGDCADDYIEIRDGPTETSPLLGHYCNMFYPKVIISRGQAMYIRFHSNAEMAGKGFQIMFKTHKKTCSESLGMEDGRIDRLNVLTSSNFKIAHKPHILGADFGRLNGPFAWCSAERKSKFLGEYFEITFPQVTKVTRIATQGYTMYGNTYYVTKYKVLYTTGKKLKHYASYVDTERKNPYTLFGGNRFYNVTKENILTPSVAVKKIRIQPLDYQSGRRIHVCMRVEVYGCKVDTGDSGETLTEPEKTINYSTYKKTTSTWVISPEASSSRNTLYLFHVVALQADCATSRLRISYDGHTHTANETFCDSKKPGVYVMPMSRQIWMNFESFKLPEEIQGVKFTYTREDLGFGRLITSQHGVINGVHEILSRVNKTSTWLFKLPKGSRINLEFKRVHFPERNQGSYLLVKAGLTASSHIIQNLAGVQSPFAFVYSKNELRIEYHPGHTETSNMKRRGEGFNLKYSVWQEGVTRKQNTH
- the LOC130625784 gene encoding cubilin-like isoform X4, which encodes MFFMTNAFLDLEWCSVGVQSVSNATQTTSKQCSQNLQGSQGTISTPNYPENYPAESSCIWTITVPKKHYIELTFVDFDVEPYEDCKTDVLEVKDGGDINSPMIGGQYCNKRRPPKVITSTFNKLRLWFQSDSTIEMKGFKATFVALKEKECGGEINAVHGEITTPRFPLHYPRNRKCEWKIKVPKGKYVALRFLFFEVESTCQSGGTCKCRDSVVITDGHSNNAKTIGQYCFDAPPPLVTSGNEVSVKFHSDLYGRLQGFRAIFTQSSTERCGGDFFIKNGTIESPNFNPARHLTYPAFSECVWTITTDKNQYISLHIAYMDVLMSKRGDCADDYIEIRDGPTETSPLLGHYCNMFYPKVIISRGQAMYIRFHSNAEMAGKGFQIMFKTHKKTCSESLGMEDGRIDRLNVLTSSNFKIAHKPHILGADFGRLNGPFAWCSAERKSKFLGEYFEITFPQVTKVTRIATQGYTMYGNTYYVTKYKVLYTTGKKLKHYASYVDTERKNPYTLFGGNRFYNVTKENILTPSVAVKKIRIQPLDYQSGRRIHVCMRVEVYGCKVDTGDSGETLTEPEKTINYSTYKKTTSTWVISPEASSSRNTLYLFHVVALQADCATSRLRISYDGHTHTANETFCDSKKPGVYVMPMSRQIWMNFESFKLPEEIQGVKFTYTREDLGFGRLITSQHGVINGVHEILSRVNKTSTWLFKLPKGSRINLEFKRVHFPERNQGSYLLVKAGLTASSHIIQNLAGVQSPFAFVYSKNELRIEYHPGHTETSNMKRRGEGFNLKYSVWQEGVTQERRKRRIKRRRRSVKSDSYVHTQHFTLLLISLLLSRTHG